A single window of Stigmatopora nigra isolate UIUO_SnigA chromosome 22, RoL_Snig_1.1, whole genome shotgun sequence DNA harbors:
- the LOC144215383 gene encoding transforming acidic coiled-coil-containing protein 1-like isoform X1, with amino-acid sequence MSWLSPVQWAKWTWSAVTGGSGDDVHDDYNSDSEGTYETPEAESTGVVNLLNQLDNSTHTDHQFIQKNCSQDEVDALDNVTGSSPNNNSFGLGQNLNLTLKPKPSSQSKSVSQAQRPPSLSIHSPLNTPDPSEVDDEAPAIPDLSSDSKPIPMNEHDLLNGNVKSDGGKPACYQEGSALSYNIVTNLCDVKPKQSKQKDISDQDDLDGHATDEEKLASTTCVKSNKDQSIQVCHVSSTPEEQYSCTSHNGDPSQWKNKSGGSSIQKTGSEVLDSICISEEEKNAVLTLIREEIIAKEAEVNDWKRKYDESRQEVNEMRKIVAEYEKTIAQMLDDEQRNSMTSQKALHAVTMEKEAALTDLNSVERSLSDVFRRYENMKSTLEGFKKNEEVLKKCAQEYLARVKQEEQRYQTLKVHAEEKLDKANEEIAQVRTKASSESLALNAGLRKEQMKNESLEQALLQKNQEIEELTKICDELIAKMGKVD; translated from the exons A TTCAGATTCCGAAGGAACATACGAAACCCCAGAGGCAGAGTCTACAGGTGTTGTGAATTTGCTCAACCAGCTAGACAACTCTACACACACAG ACCACCAATTTATCCAGAAGAATTGCAGTCAGGATGAGGTTGATGCCCTGGACAACGTGACTGGCTCATCACCCAACAACAACAGCTTTGGGCTTGGCCAGAACCTCAATTTGACGTTAAAACCCAAACCTTCATCCCAGTCAAAATCCGTGTCACAAGCTCAACGACCTCCGTCCCTGTCTATCCACTCCCCACTAAACACACCGGATCCTTCAGAGGTGGACGATGAGGCCCCTGCGATCCCTGACCTGAGCTCAGATTCAAAGCCGATACCCATGAATGAACACGACTTGCTCAATGGCAACGTCAAATCTGATGGTGGAAAACCAGCCTGCTACCAAGAGGGAAGTGCACTCAGCTACAACATTGTCAC CAACTTGTGTGATGTAAAGCCGAAGCAATCGAAGCAAAAGGATATCAGTGATcag GATGATCTTGACGGCCATGCTACCGATGAGGAAAAGTTGGCCAGCACCACATGCGTCAAATCAAACAAGGACCAAAGCA TCCAAGTCTGTCACGTGTCTTCCACGCCAGAAGAGCAATACAGCTGCACCTCG CACAATGGAGACCCAAGCCAGTGGAAGAACAAATCAGGAGGAAGTAGCATACAGAAAACGGGAAGCGAGGTTCTGGACTCCATCTGCATTAGTGAGGAAGAGAAAAACGCTGTTTTAACCCTCATCAGAGAGGAG ATCATTGCAAAAGAGGCAGAAGTGAACGACTGGAAGAGGAAGTATGACGAAAGCAGACAGGAAGTCAATGAGATGAG AAAGATTGTCGCAGAGTATGAGAAGACAATCGCCCAGATGTTAG ATGATGAGCAGCGAAACAGCATGACTTCCCAGAAGGCTTTGCATGCGGTGACCATGGAGAAGGAGGCCGCTTTGACAGACCTCAACTCGGTGGAACGTTCGTTGTCTGACGTTTTCCGGCGCTACGAGAATATGAAAAGCACCCTCGAAGGCTTCAAGAAA AATGAGGAGGTCCTGAAGAAATGTGCTCAGGAGTATCTGGCTAGAGTGAAGCAGGAGGAACAGAGATACCAAACACTCAAAGTCCATGCAGAGGAGAAGTTGGACAA GGCCAATGAGGAGATCGCTCAAGTGCGTACAAAGGCCAGCTCAGAGAGCTTGGCGTTGAACGCCGGCCTGAGAAAGGAGCAAATGAAGAACGAGTCCCTGGAACAGGCTCTGCTGCAGAAG AATCAAGAGATTGAAGAGCTCACAAAGATCTGCGACGAGCTCATTGCCAAAATGGGGAAAGTAGACTGA
- the LOC144215383 gene encoding transforming acidic coiled-coil-containing protein 1-like isoform X2, with product MGGTLSQHGKGSPRKQNSISDSEGTYETPEAESTGVVNLLNQLDNSTHTDHQFIQKNCSQDEVDALDNVTGSSPNNNSFGLGQNLNLTLKPKPSSQSKSVSQAQRPPSLSIHSPLNTPDPSEVDDEAPAIPDLSSDSKPIPMNEHDLLNGNVKSDGGKPACYQEGSALSYNIVTNLCDVKPKQSKQKDISDQDDLDGHATDEEKLASTTCVKSNKDQSIQVCHVSSTPEEQYSCTSHNGDPSQWKNKSGGSSIQKTGSEVLDSICISEEEKNAVLTLIREEIIAKEAEVNDWKRKYDESRQEVNEMRKIVAEYEKTIAQMLDDEQRNSMTSQKALHAVTMEKEAALTDLNSVERSLSDVFRRYENMKSTLEGFKKNEEVLKKCAQEYLARVKQEEQRYQTLKVHAEEKLDKANEEIAQVRTKASSESLALNAGLRKEQMKNESLEQALLQKNQEIEELTKICDELIAKMGKVD from the exons TTCAGATTCCGAAGGAACATACGAAACCCCAGAGGCAGAGTCTACAGGTGTTGTGAATTTGCTCAACCAGCTAGACAACTCTACACACACAG ACCACCAATTTATCCAGAAGAATTGCAGTCAGGATGAGGTTGATGCCCTGGACAACGTGACTGGCTCATCACCCAACAACAACAGCTTTGGGCTTGGCCAGAACCTCAATTTGACGTTAAAACCCAAACCTTCATCCCAGTCAAAATCCGTGTCACAAGCTCAACGACCTCCGTCCCTGTCTATCCACTCCCCACTAAACACACCGGATCCTTCAGAGGTGGACGATGAGGCCCCTGCGATCCCTGACCTGAGCTCAGATTCAAAGCCGATACCCATGAATGAACACGACTTGCTCAATGGCAACGTCAAATCTGATGGTGGAAAACCAGCCTGCTACCAAGAGGGAAGTGCACTCAGCTACAACATTGTCAC CAACTTGTGTGATGTAAAGCCGAAGCAATCGAAGCAAAAGGATATCAGTGATcag GATGATCTTGACGGCCATGCTACCGATGAGGAAAAGTTGGCCAGCACCACATGCGTCAAATCAAACAAGGACCAAAGCA TCCAAGTCTGTCACGTGTCTTCCACGCCAGAAGAGCAATACAGCTGCACCTCG CACAATGGAGACCCAAGCCAGTGGAAGAACAAATCAGGAGGAAGTAGCATACAGAAAACGGGAAGCGAGGTTCTGGACTCCATCTGCATTAGTGAGGAAGAGAAAAACGCTGTTTTAACCCTCATCAGAGAGGAG ATCATTGCAAAAGAGGCAGAAGTGAACGACTGGAAGAGGAAGTATGACGAAAGCAGACAGGAAGTCAATGAGATGAG AAAGATTGTCGCAGAGTATGAGAAGACAATCGCCCAGATGTTAG ATGATGAGCAGCGAAACAGCATGACTTCCCAGAAGGCTTTGCATGCGGTGACCATGGAGAAGGAGGCCGCTTTGACAGACCTCAACTCGGTGGAACGTTCGTTGTCTGACGTTTTCCGGCGCTACGAGAATATGAAAAGCACCCTCGAAGGCTTCAAGAAA AATGAGGAGGTCCTGAAGAAATGTGCTCAGGAGTATCTGGCTAGAGTGAAGCAGGAGGAACAGAGATACCAAACACTCAAAGTCCATGCAGAGGAGAAGTTGGACAA GGCCAATGAGGAGATCGCTCAAGTGCGTACAAAGGCCAGCTCAGAGAGCTTGGCGTTGAACGCCGGCCTGAGAAAGGAGCAAATGAAGAACGAGTCCCTGGAACAGGCTCTGCTGCAGAAG AATCAAGAGATTGAAGAGCTCACAAAGATCTGCGACGAGCTCATTGCCAAAATGGGGAAAGTAGACTGA
- the LOC144215740 gene encoding uncharacterized protein LOC144215740: MPSGGFQRLKLPPWSLCPSHRFVLATRTLGPTFAAMKVLFALLLVLSLAGNSDALKCHTCAASSEDDCNKQGSAACPQYADACATITGPHTVLKSCTYKAFCDKAHGSNSGAKMECCYGDNCNGPHKSHSQGDKHHSGTVALSCSPALLLSVVLLRFNL; the protein is encoded by the exons ATGCCATCAGGCGGGTTCCAACGTCTAAAACTTCCACCCTGGTCGTTGTGCCCTTCCCATCGCTTTGTCTTAGCCACTCGCACTCTGGGCCCAACGTTTGCTGCCATGAAGGTTCTTTTTGCTCTGCTGCTTGTCCTCTCTCTGGCCGGCAACA GCGACGCCCTGAAATGCCACACGTGTGCAGCATCCAGCGAGGATGACTGCAACAAACAAGGCTCCGCCGCTTGCCCACAGTATGCCGATGCCTGCGCCACCATCACCGGACCCC ACACAGTCCTCAAATCGTGCACCTACAAGGCTTTCTGCGACAAAGCTCACGGGAGCAACTCTGGGGCGAAGATGGAGTGTTGCTATGGCGACAACTGTAACGGCCCGCACAAGAGCCACAGCCAAGGGGATAAGCACCACAGCGGGACGGTGGCTCTGTCCTGCAGCCCCGCGTTGCTTCTCAGTGTCGTCCTCCTACGTTTTAATCTTTAG
- the LOC144215549 gene encoding pleckstrin homology domain-containing family A member 2-like, with translation MPYVDRLNRVCGFLDIEEKENSSRFQRRYFILDTQGNVLLWYMDNPQNLPSGASFVGSLRLTYISKVNEATGKQKPKTEFCFVINAVSRRYFLQGNDVTDMRDWVTALNQASKITVPKSGPAPPRSDVAAFISDIYGGGKQHAYKAEIHGGVVVHTPLLNEGSKPGVLRFGYCVKQGNVRKSWKRRFFTLDNNAVSYYKSEMDKEPLRAIPLRDIQKVHECLVKSGELLQRDNLFEIITGSRTFYIQTDSPEDMHGWIRDIEMKIQDFRGPTKGFSFKRGSSLYRSHNPSSSRSQQMVEKRPILVKSCSIAPGWQPWTPMPANEPSILDAEDNDRSAFSNIHTMASLSSSPNSSSTSSSSNSLSTLSSCPGVPSSGLGILTSSGDVACGRRRHRSQPQPPTGCMFPFNLDDESIRTTDV, from the exons ATGCCGTACGTGGATCGTCTGAACCGCGTGTGTGGCTTCTTGGACATCGAGGAGAAAGAGAACAGCAGTCGTTTCCAGAGACGTTACTTCATCCTGGATACGCAGGGAAATGTTTTGCTTTGGTACATGGACAACCCTCAG AACCTGCCCAGTGGAGCAAGTTTTGTTGGCAGCCTGAGACTAACTTATATCTCCAAG GTAAATGAAGCTACAGGGAAGCAGAAGCCAAAGACAGAGTTCTGCTTTG TCATCAACGCAGTTTCCCGAAGGTACTTCCTCCAAGGCAACGACGTGACTGACATGAGGGACTGGGTCACTGCTCTCAATCAGGCCAGCAAGATTACT GTTCCTAAATCTGGTCCTGCACCCCCAAGATCGGATGTGGCCGCATTTATCAGCGATATTTATGGAGGTGGGAAGCAGCATGCGTACAAGGCAGAGATCCACGGAGGTGTGGTGGTGCACACACCCCTTCTG AACGAGGGCAGCAAGCCTGGCGTGCTGCGGTTCGGCTACTGTGTCAAACAAGGCAATGTT agaaaaagctgGAAGAGACGTTTTTTCACCCTGGATAACAATGCAGTCAGCTATTACAAGTCCGAGATG gACAAAGAGCCTCTGCGAGCCATTCCCCTCAGGGACATTCAGAAAGTTCATGAATGCCTCGTCAAATCAGG AGAACTCCTGCAGAGAGACAATCTGTTTGAGATCATCACCGGATCTCGGACATTCTATATCCAG ACAGACTCTCCAGAGGACATGCATGGCTGGATCAGGGACATCGAAATGAAGATTCAAGACTTTCGAGGTCCTACCAAG GGATTTTCATTCAAACGAGGCTCTTCTCTCTATCGAAGTCACAATCCTTCTTCAAGTCGAAGTCAGCAGATGGTGGAAAAGCGCCCCATTCTTGTAAAATCGTGCTCCATCGCACCGGGCTGGCAGCCATGGACGCCCATGCCTGCAAATGAGCCCTCAATTTTGGACGCAGAGGACAATGACCGAAGTGCTTTTAGCAACATTCATACGATGGCCTCGCTGTCTTCCTCTCCCAACTCTTCCTCcacgtcctcctcctccaactCGCTCTCGACCCTATCCTCTTGCCCCGGCGTGCCCAGTAGCGGTTTGGGCATCCTCACGTCCTCAGGGGACGTGGCGTGCGGCCGTCGGAGGCACCGCTCGCAGCCTCAGCCCCCCACGGGCTGCATGTTCCCTTTCAACTTGGATGACGAAAGCATCCGTACCACTGATGTCTAG
- the LOC144180912 gene encoding T-box transcription factor TBX5-like: MANGGDQFGLAERPDSNCMDSPKENKQDNLSSYHLKSPASPQTNCSQMGLEGIKVFLHDRELWTRFDEVGTEMIITKAGRRMFPSYKVKVTGLNPKTKYILLMDIVPGDDHRYKFADNKWSVTGKAEPAMPGRLYVHPDSPATGAHWSRQLVSFQKLKLTNNHLDPFGHIILNSMHKYQPRVHIVKADEHNGFGSKNTAFCTHVFSETAFIAVTSYQNHKITQLKIENNPFAKGFRGSDDNELHRMAKLQGKDYPVVPRSTGRQRTCSAGSPFGGEVRILRGSPEAAASPYSCDNGPSGSPRTLLGSPSAHYALAHPQHVQQTQLYHNTKRKAEENCSTGNCQHPFKRAFPGSSRSPGDSYYHAVPFPPHPPASLAPADAPYGSDAGQRQACMFAGSESRLDDRGWSYACPLPSAMTPVEPYPAYNPHPAYSSSPRGSRLSAPAHHGSPPLGEAVAHDPYQRQSSEGNQSRPHSPPLHRQYPRFTPNSSPPLYHTLETHAHIRCGVPEWTAAS; encoded by the exons ATGGCAAACGGAGGCGACCAGTTCGGCCTTGCTGAGCGCCCGGACTCTAACTGCATGGATTCTCCAAAGGAGAATAAACAGGACAATCTCAGCAGCTATCATCTAAAATCACCTGCTTCGCCACAAACAAATTGCAGTCAGATG GGCTTGGAAGGAATCAAAGTTTTTCTTCACGACAGAGAGCTTTGGACGAGATTCGATGAGGTGGGAACTGAAATGATTATCACCAAAGCTGGAAG GAGGATGTTTCCAAGTTATAAAGTGAAGGTCACAGGTCTCAACCCGAAAACCAAATACATTCTCCTAATGGACATTGTGCCCGGGGATGACCACCGCTATAAGTTTGCAGACAACAAATG GTCGGTGACCGGTAAGGCGGAACCAGCGATGCCGGGCCGCCTTTATGTCCACCCGGACTCTCCTGCCACGGGGGCACACTGGAGTCGCCAGCTGGTGTCCTTCCAGAAGCTCAAACTCACTAACAACCACCTGGATCCGTTTGGACAC ATTATCTTGAACTCCATGCACAAATACCAGCCCCGCGTCCACATCGTCAAGGCGGACGAGCACAACGGCTTCGGCTCGAAGAATACGGCTTTTTGCACTCATGTCTTCTCTGAAACCGCCTTCATTGCAGTGACCTCTTACCAGAACCATAAG ATTACTCAGCTGAAGATAGAGAACAACCCCTTTGCCAAAGGCTTCAGAGGCAGCGATGACAACGAACTGCACCGCATGGCCAAACTGCAAGG GAAAGACTACCCGGTGGTGCCACGCAGCACGGGTCGTCAGAGAACGTGCTCCGCGGGTAGTCCTTTCGGAGGGGAGGTCCGCATTCTGAGGGGCTCGCCCGAAGCGGCCGCGTCGCCCTACAGTTGCGATAATGGCCCAAGCGGCAGCCCCCGGACGTTGCTGGGGTCTCCGTCTGCTCACTATGCCTTGGCTCATCCTCAGCATGTCCAGCAAACACAACTTTACCACAACACCAAGAGAAAAG CCGAGGAGAACTGCTCCACTGGGAATTGCCAGCATCCGTTCAAGAGAGCCTTCCCCGGTAGCTCGCGCAGCCCGGGGGACTCCTACTACCACGCCGTTCCCTTCCCCCCTCACCCTCCGGCCAGCCTGGCCCCGGCGGACGCCCCCTACGGCTCGGACGCCGGCCAGCGTCAAGCGTGCATGTTTGCCGGCTCGGAGAGCAGACTGGACGATCGCGGCTGGTCGTACGCCTGCCCGCTGCCCTCCGCCATGACCCCCGTGGAGCCCTACCCGGCTTACAACCCGCACCCCGCCTACAGCTCCAGCCCGCGGGGCTCCCGGCTCAGCGCCCCGGCGCACCACGGCTCGCCGCCGTTGGGGGAAGCCGTCGCTCACGACCCTTACCAGAGGCAGAGCTCTGAAGGCAATCAAAGTAGGCCGCACAGCCCCCCCCTCCACAGACAGTATCCTCGCTTCACCCCCAACTCGTCCCCCCCGCTGTACCACACATTAGAGACGCACGCACACATTAGGTGTGGAGTTCCCGAATGGACCGCCGCCTCCTGA